Proteins encoded in a region of the Shewanella polaris genome:
- the asd gene encoding archaetidylserine decarboxylase (Phosphatidylserine decarboxylase is synthesized as a single chain precursor. Generation of the pyruvoyl active site from a Ser is coupled to cleavage of a Gly-Ser bond between the larger (beta) and smaller (alpha chains). It is an integral membrane protein.): protein MDSIKIALQYMLPKHFLSRLVGKFAEAEAGAITTAGIKWFIKKYKIDMSEALQSEPEAYKTFNAFFTRALKPELRPLCQDTNIMVHPVDGAVSQCGPIEAGNIFQAKGHSYTSEALLGGNKADAARFDSGDFATIYLAPKDYHRIHMPITGTLSKMTYVPGDLFSVNPLTAQNVPGLFARNERVVAIFETQAGPLAMVLVGATIVASIETIWSGTVTPPGGKQVFSWDYPTTGPEALTLEKGAEMGRFKLGSTVVMLFAQDAIDTFADGVEPGETTRMGQPFAKLSQQ, encoded by the coding sequence TTGGACTCAATTAAAATTGCTTTGCAATACATGCTGCCAAAACACTTTCTATCACGCTTAGTCGGTAAGTTTGCTGAAGCTGAAGCAGGCGCGATCACCACGGCGGGGATTAAGTGGTTTATCAAAAAATACAAAATTGATATGTCAGAAGCATTGCAGTCTGAGCCAGAAGCTTATAAAACATTCAATGCATTTTTTACTCGAGCGTTAAAACCTGAACTCAGACCATTGTGCCAAGACACCAATATTATGGTGCACCCTGTTGATGGCGCTGTAAGTCAATGCGGCCCAATTGAAGCTGGCAATATTTTCCAAGCCAAAGGTCACAGTTATACCTCTGAAGCATTATTAGGTGGTAATAAGGCTGATGCGGCACGCTTTGATAGTGGCGACTTTGCAACCATTTACTTGGCGCCCAAAGATTACCACCGCATCCATATGCCAATTACCGGCACATTATCAAAAATGACATACGTGCCAGGTGATTTGTTCTCAGTGAATCCACTCACCGCGCAAAATGTGCCAGGACTGTTTGCACGTAATGAACGTGTCGTCGCAATATTTGAAACCCAAGCAGGCCCGCTTGCGATGGTACTAGTCGGTGCAACCATTGTTGCCAGCATTGAAACTATATGGTCTGGTACAGTTACCCCACCAGGCGGTAAGCAAGTCTTTAGCTGGGATTATCCAACAACAGGGCCAGAAGCATTAACCCTAGAAAAAGGCGCCGAAATGGGTCGCTTTAAGTTAGGAAGCACGGTAGTGATGTTATTTGCCCAAGATGCCATTGATACATTTGCTGATGGCGTCGAACCAGGTGAAACTACGCGCATGGGTCAACCTTTCGCGAAACTCTCCCAACAGTAA